The following coding sequences are from one Musa acuminata AAA Group cultivar baxijiao chromosome BXJ2-4, Cavendish_Baxijiao_AAA, whole genome shotgun sequence window:
- the LOC135610057 gene encoding jasmonoyl--L-amino acid synthetase GH3.5-like isoform X1, with the protein MLGSPLTHMASFEGIPISPVKMRVVSLEGVIDEFEALTKDASRTQRETLQKILEQNGEAEYLHKFGLGGRTDPESFKACIPLVTHCDLEPYIQRIADGDTSPVLTGKPISSISLSSGTTQGRPKFIPFNDELVRTTMQIYRTSFAFRNREYPIGNGKALQFIYGSKQAKTKGGLIATTATTNVYRSEQFKRTMKDIRSQCTSPDEVIFGSDFQQSLYCHLLCGLMYSDEVQIISSTFAHSIVHAFRTFEQVWEELCTDIREGVLSSRITLPSVREAVSKLLSPNPSLADSICSKCVRLSNWYGVIPELWPNAKYVYGIMTGSMEPYSKKLRHYAGRLPLMSADYGSSEGWIGANVNPSVPPELASFAVLPNIGYFEFIPLEKPKGQQLAKTASTIHYTESEPVGLTQVEVGKEYEIVITNFAGLYRYRLGDVVRVAGFHNSTPELQFICRRSLMLSINIDKNTEKDLQMVVQEAAKLLAAEKLEVVDFTSHVDTSTEPGHYVIFWELSSDTAEEVLRSCCDILDLSFIDAGYVGSRKTGAIGALELRVVRRGTFEKILEHYIGLGAALSQFKTPRFVGLSNSKVLQILCRNVTGCYFSTAYAI; encoded by the exons ATGCTTGGCTCTCCCCTGACTCACATGGCTTCGTTCGAAGGAA TACCGATATCGCCTGTGAAGATGAGAGTTGTCAGCCTCGAGGGCGTGATAGACGAATTCGAAGCGCTGACCAAGGACGCTAGCCGGACACAGAGGGAGACACTCCAAAAGATTCTCGAGCAAAATGGTGAAGCAGAGTACTTGCACAAGTTTGGCCTCGGAGGAAGAACCGACCCTGAAAGCTTCAAGGCCTGCATCCCTTTGGTCACTCATTGCGATTTGGAGCCTTACATTCAGAGGATTGCGGATGGTGATACTTCTCCCGTTCTCACGGGGAAGCCTATATCTTCGATTTCACTCAG TTCTGGTACCACACAGGGGAGGCCCAAGTTTATACCCTTCAACGATGAGCTAGTTCGGACCACCATGCAGATCTATCGGACTTCGTTTGCATTCAGAAACCG AGAATATCCCATCGGGAATGGAAAAGCTCTGCAGTTCATCTACGGCAGCAAGCAGGCAAAAACTAAAGGGGGCCTTATTGCGACGACTGCTACGACCAATGTGTACAGGAGCGAACAGTTCAAGCGCACGATGAAGGATATCCGTTCTCAGTGCACCAGTCCTGACGAAGTTATATTTGGTTCGGACTTCCAGCAGTCCTTGTATTGCCACCTCCTGTGTGGGCTGATGTACTCGGATGAGGTGCAGATCATCTCTTCCACCTTTGCTCACAGCATAGTCCATGCTTTTCGAACTTTCGAGCAGGTGTGGGAGGAGCTGTGCACCGATATCAGAGAAGGGGTCCTCTCGAGCAGAATCACCCTGCCATCCGTACGTGAGGCCGTGTCCAAGCTTTTGAGCCCCAATCCGAGCCTGGCGGACTCTATATGCAGCAAGTGCGTGAGATTAAGCAACTGGTATGGTGTGATCCCGGAGCTTTGGCCCAACGCCAAGTATGTTTATGGCATTATGACCGGATCCATGGAGCCATACTCGAAGAAGTTAAGGCATTATGCAGGACGCCTACCCCTCATGAGTGCCGACTATGGGTCTTCGGAAGGATGGATCGGTGCTAATGTCAACCCGAGTGTTCCTCCTGAATTGGCTTCCTTTGCTGTGCTCCCCAACATTGGCTATTTTGAGTTCATCCCTCTGGAGAAACCCAAGGGGCAGCAGCTGGCGAAAACTGCCTCCACCATTCACTATACAGAATCTGAGCCGGTCGGCCTGACCCAAGTTGAAGTCGGCAAAGAGTACGAAATCGTCATCACCAATTTTGCAG GTCTGTATCGGTACAGGTTGGGAGACGTGGTAAGGGTAGCCGGCTTCCACAACTCCACCCCGGAGCTTCAGTTCATATGCAGGCGAAGCCTGATGTTGAGCATCAACATCGATAAGAACACCGAGAAAGACCTGCAGATGGTTGTCCAGGAAGCAGCCAAGCTCCTGGCCGCGGAAAAGCTCGAGGTTGTGGATTTCACCAGCCATGTCGACACCTCAACGGAGCCCGGACACTATGTGATCTTTTGGGAGCTAAGCTCTGACACAGCCGAGGAAGTTCTCCGTAGCTGCTGCGATATCTTAGACCTGTCCTTCATCGACGCCGGCTACGTCGGATCTAGAAAGACAGGTGCCATTGGAGCTCTGGAGCTTCGGGTGGTACGCAGGGGGACGTTCGAGAAGATATTGGAGCACTACATTGGACTTGGAGCGGCGCTGAGTCAGTTCAAGACGCCACGCTTTGTTGGCCTGTCAAACAGCAAGGTGCTGCAGATCTTGTGTAGGAACGTCACAGGATGTTACTTTAGCACCGCCTATGCCATCTGA
- the LOC135610057 gene encoding jasmonoyl--L-amino acid synthetase GH3.5-like isoform X2, whose amino-acid sequence MRVVSLEGVIDEFEALTKDASRTQRETLQKILEQNGEAEYLHKFGLGGRTDPESFKACIPLVTHCDLEPYIQRIADGDTSPVLTGKPISSISLSSGTTQGRPKFIPFNDELVRTTMQIYRTSFAFRNREYPIGNGKALQFIYGSKQAKTKGGLIATTATTNVYRSEQFKRTMKDIRSQCTSPDEVIFGSDFQQSLYCHLLCGLMYSDEVQIISSTFAHSIVHAFRTFEQVWEELCTDIREGVLSSRITLPSVREAVSKLLSPNPSLADSICSKCVRLSNWYGVIPELWPNAKYVYGIMTGSMEPYSKKLRHYAGRLPLMSADYGSSEGWIGANVNPSVPPELASFAVLPNIGYFEFIPLEKPKGQQLAKTASTIHYTESEPVGLTQVEVGKEYEIVITNFAGLYRYRLGDVVRVAGFHNSTPELQFICRRSLMLSINIDKNTEKDLQMVVQEAAKLLAAEKLEVVDFTSHVDTSTEPGHYVIFWELSSDTAEEVLRSCCDILDLSFIDAGYVGSRKTGAIGALELRVVRRGTFEKILEHYIGLGAALSQFKTPRFVGLSNSKVLQILCRNVTGCYFSTAYAI is encoded by the exons ATGAGAGTTGTCAGCCTCGAGGGCGTGATAGACGAATTCGAAGCGCTGACCAAGGACGCTAGCCGGACACAGAGGGAGACACTCCAAAAGATTCTCGAGCAAAATGGTGAAGCAGAGTACTTGCACAAGTTTGGCCTCGGAGGAAGAACCGACCCTGAAAGCTTCAAGGCCTGCATCCCTTTGGTCACTCATTGCGATTTGGAGCCTTACATTCAGAGGATTGCGGATGGTGATACTTCTCCCGTTCTCACGGGGAAGCCTATATCTTCGATTTCACTCAG TTCTGGTACCACACAGGGGAGGCCCAAGTTTATACCCTTCAACGATGAGCTAGTTCGGACCACCATGCAGATCTATCGGACTTCGTTTGCATTCAGAAACCG AGAATATCCCATCGGGAATGGAAAAGCTCTGCAGTTCATCTACGGCAGCAAGCAGGCAAAAACTAAAGGGGGCCTTATTGCGACGACTGCTACGACCAATGTGTACAGGAGCGAACAGTTCAAGCGCACGATGAAGGATATCCGTTCTCAGTGCACCAGTCCTGACGAAGTTATATTTGGTTCGGACTTCCAGCAGTCCTTGTATTGCCACCTCCTGTGTGGGCTGATGTACTCGGATGAGGTGCAGATCATCTCTTCCACCTTTGCTCACAGCATAGTCCATGCTTTTCGAACTTTCGAGCAGGTGTGGGAGGAGCTGTGCACCGATATCAGAGAAGGGGTCCTCTCGAGCAGAATCACCCTGCCATCCGTACGTGAGGCCGTGTCCAAGCTTTTGAGCCCCAATCCGAGCCTGGCGGACTCTATATGCAGCAAGTGCGTGAGATTAAGCAACTGGTATGGTGTGATCCCGGAGCTTTGGCCCAACGCCAAGTATGTTTATGGCATTATGACCGGATCCATGGAGCCATACTCGAAGAAGTTAAGGCATTATGCAGGACGCCTACCCCTCATGAGTGCCGACTATGGGTCTTCGGAAGGATGGATCGGTGCTAATGTCAACCCGAGTGTTCCTCCTGAATTGGCTTCCTTTGCTGTGCTCCCCAACATTGGCTATTTTGAGTTCATCCCTCTGGAGAAACCCAAGGGGCAGCAGCTGGCGAAAACTGCCTCCACCATTCACTATACAGAATCTGAGCCGGTCGGCCTGACCCAAGTTGAAGTCGGCAAAGAGTACGAAATCGTCATCACCAATTTTGCAG GTCTGTATCGGTACAGGTTGGGAGACGTGGTAAGGGTAGCCGGCTTCCACAACTCCACCCCGGAGCTTCAGTTCATATGCAGGCGAAGCCTGATGTTGAGCATCAACATCGATAAGAACACCGAGAAAGACCTGCAGATGGTTGTCCAGGAAGCAGCCAAGCTCCTGGCCGCGGAAAAGCTCGAGGTTGTGGATTTCACCAGCCATGTCGACACCTCAACGGAGCCCGGACACTATGTGATCTTTTGGGAGCTAAGCTCTGACACAGCCGAGGAAGTTCTCCGTAGCTGCTGCGATATCTTAGACCTGTCCTTCATCGACGCCGGCTACGTCGGATCTAGAAAGACAGGTGCCATTGGAGCTCTGGAGCTTCGGGTGGTACGCAGGGGGACGTTCGAGAAGATATTGGAGCACTACATTGGACTTGGAGCGGCGCTGAGTCAGTTCAAGACGCCACGCTTTGTTGGCCTGTCAAACAGCAAGGTGCTGCAGATCTTGTGTAGGAACGTCACAGGATGTTACTTTAGCACCGCCTATGCCATCTGA
- the LOC135609035 gene encoding probable WRKY transcription factor 41, with amino-acid sequence MENSTGCKHRSLLLAELARAQHLALQLVAHRDQHSPIESFKSLASNIVSSIDKLIHIAGSSTSEAKQQLAFPNTVPEDPLRSANKDASAGNFDSVFHRNCNNLSKNRKTLPKKKIQVKVGSGGVAAALDDGYSWRKYGNKNILGSKHSRSYYRCRDRNTKSCFATKQVQRSDEDPQAFDVIYQGTHTCCRGLPVPTTASISAQERRQNQPDRRLQNDQRVQLPNKDLLVDFQTGMDLDAHESSVSFRLGSVTAKAMMPESINGYSSRPSKPDNCCFGRSPSASELIDISGSPNQLCHSEAGLEPLASDSYVSDSLTPPNSAVDADIRLLEFDTQFGEFSVSCSNLFYTM; translated from the exons ATGGAGAATAGCACGGGATGCAAGCACCGAAGCCTGCTACTTGCTGAGCTTGCTCGAGCGCAACATCTAGCGTTGCAACTGGTGGCTCATCGCGATCAGCATTCTCCTATTGAATCCTTTAAGTCTCTCGCATCCAACATAGTGTCATCCATAGATAAGTTAATCCACATCGCTGGGTCGAGCACCTCGGAAGCTAAGCAGCAGCTTGCCTTTCCCAACACCGTCCCCGAAGACCCTCTGCGGTCCGCCAACAAGGACGCGTCGGCTGGCAATTTCGATTCGGTGTTCCATCGTAACTGCAACAACTTGTCCAAGAATAG GAAGACGCTGCCCAAGAAGAAGATCCAGGTGAAGGTTGGTTCAGGAGGAGTTGCAGCTGCACTTGATGATGGCTATAGCTGGAGAAAATACGGGAACAAAAATATCCTGGGATCCAAACATTCAAG AAGTTACTACAGGTGTAGGGATCGTAACACCAAGTCTTGCTTCGCGACAAAGCAAGTGCAACGATCGGATGAGGATCCACAAGCCTTCGACGTCATCTATCAGGGAACCCACACGTGCTGTCGAGGCCTCCCGGTGCCAACGACAGCGAGCATATCGGCACAAGAGCGACGACAAAACCAGCCCGATCGTCGGCTACAGAATGATCAGCGCGTGCAGCTGCCGAACAAAGACCTGCTTGTGGACTTCCAAACCGGCATGGACTTGGATGCTCATGAGAGCTCCGTTTCCTTCCGGTTGGGATCCGTGACGGCGAAAGCCATGATGCCTGAGAGCATCAATGGTTATTCGTCGCGGCCGTCCAAACCGGACAACTGCTGCTTTGGTAGATCCCCGTCCGCCTCCGAGCTGATTGACATCTCTGGATCACCTAACCAGTTGTGTCACTCCGAGGCCGGACTTGAACCTCTCGCTTCGGATTCCTACGTTTCTGATTCGTTGACGCCACCCAACTCGGCGGTGGATGCAGATATCAGGTTGCTGGAGTTCGACACACAATTCGGAGAATTCTCAGTTTCATGCTCCAACTTATTTTACACCATGTAA